From Thermoflexus hugenholtzii JAD2, a single genomic window includes:
- a CDS encoding zinc ribbon domain-containing protein, producing the protein MRRCPVCGALYPEEAQICTRCGADLVAGPGEIEGTLCAVCGYRNPPEAVFCEQCGVRLKGAEEEGEVRREEAAGAPPEPGMPEWLLAVEDLFPEAPPAFPETVEEERPPFGAPPVEEAQGPGEAPPSGPEAPILPFSEGMEPEAMPPEAETGMAVPPGMPPETEASPFPELEETPPVSEAGFSGEEAPPPETAPFTFFSLEEEAERPPAIEAPSLGGEAVEALPPPRPEGEELPEWWKELGLTEAPPPGSSEEEVPAQAPPLLAEELPEEVMTAPPATAPFQLEEAPPPPPPEEVPPFTDLEAVLAEMPEWLQTLRPVAEEGGEAPAEALLPLEPVVVEEQGPLAGLVDVLPRHPRLVEVQGPPARLRAEPIPELQTRAEAWGSLLAQGLTFLIGERVAEPASAGLAQAVERGLLFALILVALILGLYWPLPFFRPALLTPPTAFVAALDEAPSGGLALVAVEYGPDRAAELDGFLRGVLQRLSDRGVRALTVSLSPWGAAQAASVVLARPDYGERVMHLGYVPGHEVAIARLLSQPLRRFPADYTGRPVLDLPMARDLGEEPLAARVSLVVLITGSPEALRGWLQQARGILPPEVPVIAAVSAGIAPYAAPYQESGQLRAVAAGLRDALLLEGEVAEGSPAFFDLQAQALLQVLVAALIGVGLGISLFAARRREG; encoded by the coding sequence ATGCGACGCTGTCCGGTTTGTGGGGCGCTTTATCCGGAGGAGGCGCAAATTTGCACCCGTTGTGGGGCAGATCTGGTGGCTGGCCCCGGGGAGATCGAGGGAACCCTCTGCGCCGTCTGCGGATACCGGAACCCGCCCGAGGCCGTGTTCTGTGAGCAGTGCGGTGTCCGGCTGAAGGGAGCGGAGGAGGAAGGGGAAGTAAGGCGGGAGGAGGCAGCCGGAGCGCCCCCGGAGCCTGGGATGCCGGAATGGCTGCTTGCGGTGGAGGATCTGTTCCCGGAAGCGCCTCCCGCTTTCCCGGAAACCGTCGAGGAGGAACGCCCGCCGTTCGGGGCGCCGCCGGTGGAAGAAGCGCAGGGTCCGGGGGAGGCCCCCCCTTCGGGCCCTGAAGCTCCGATCCTTCCCTTCTCGGAAGGAATGGAGCCGGAGGCCATGCCCCCGGAGGCGGAGACCGGGATGGCCGTTCCGCCGGGGATGCCTCCGGAGACCGAGGCATCCCCGTTCCCAGAGCTCGAGGAAACCCCTCCGGTCAGCGAAGCGGGCTTCTCAGGTGAGGAGGCTCCCCCGCCGGAGACGGCTCCGTTCACCTTCTTCTCGCTGGAGGAAGAGGCGGAGCGTCCTCCCGCGATCGAAGCCCCTTCTCTGGGCGGCGAGGCAGTGGAGGCTCTTCCTCCTCCACGGCCGGAGGGGGAGGAGCTGCCGGAATGGTGGAAGGAGCTGGGGCTGACGGAGGCGCCTCCGCCCGGTTCATCGGAGGAGGAGGTCCCTGCCCAGGCCCCTCCTCTTCTGGCCGAGGAGCTCCCGGAGGAGGTCATGACGGCGCCGCCGGCGACAGCGCCCTTCCAGCTGGAGGAAGCGCCTCCACCCCCGCCTCCAGAGGAGGTCCCGCCCTTCACCGACCTGGAGGCAGTGCTGGCGGAGATGCCGGAGTGGTTGCAGACCCTCCGGCCGGTCGCCGAGGAGGGCGGAGAGGCGCCGGCGGAGGCGCTCCTGCCTCTGGAGCCGGTGGTGGTAGAGGAACAGGGTCCGCTGGCGGGGCTGGTGGATGTGCTCCCACGACATCCCCGGCTGGTGGAGGTCCAGGGCCCTCCCGCCCGTCTTCGGGCCGAGCCGATCCCGGAGCTCCAGACGCGGGCGGAGGCCTGGGGGAGTCTGCTCGCCCAGGGCCTGACCTTCCTGATCGGCGAGCGGGTGGCGGAGCCGGCCTCAGCCGGTCTGGCCCAGGCGGTGGAGCGCGGGTTGTTGTTCGCCCTGATCCTCGTGGCGTTGATCCTTGGCCTTTACTGGCCGCTGCCCTTCTTCCGGCCTGCCCTTCTGACGCCGCCGACGGCCTTCGTCGCCGCGCTGGATGAGGCCCCATCCGGAGGGCTGGCGCTGGTGGCGGTGGAGTATGGGCCGGACCGCGCGGCGGAGCTGGACGGCTTCCTGAGGGGGGTGCTGCAGCGGCTGTCGGACCGTGGGGTGCGGGCCCTGACGGTGAGCCTCAGCCCCTGGGGAGCGGCCCAGGCCGCCTCCGTGGTCCTGGCGCGGCCGGACTATGGGGAGCGGGTGATGCATCTGGGGTATGTGCCCGGGCATGAGGTGGCGATCGCCCGTCTGTTGAGCCAGCCGCTGCGCCGGTTCCCCGCCGATTACACCGGACGGCCGGTGCTGGATCTGCCCATGGCCCGGGATTTGGGGGAGGAGCCGCTGGCGGCCCGGGTGAGCCTGGTGGTGCTGATCACCGGTTCCCCGGAGGCCCTGCGAGGCTGGCTGCAGCAGGCCCGGGGGATCCTCCCCCCGGAAGTGCCGGTGATCGCGGCGGTGAGCGCCGGCATCGCGCCCTATGCGGCCCCGTATCAGGAGAGCGGCCAGCTCCGGGCGGTGGCCGCCGGCTTGCGGGACGCGCTGCTGCTGGAGGGCGAGGTGGCGGAGGGCAGCCCGGCCTTCTTTGATCTACAGGCGCAGGCGTTGCTTCAAGTGCTCGTTGCCGCCCTGATCGGCGTCGGGTTGGGGATCAGCCTGTTCGCCGCGCGCCGGAGGGAGGGATGA
- a CDS encoding DUF6754 domain-containing protein, with protein MTIGVLLLIAAALTLAAVYGGRRIRLSPRALESFRQIPFQVGRSLETGQPLQFALGSGGLLGGEAAFTLSAARSLERALGDVLTGEVPPWVAVADPVALLYARHLFQEAARLPAMPSPPLDRIEWAGASPMAYIAGLTLSMGLRPVAANILSGSFREEAILAGEAGQREGAVSLFAMPDPLGAAALWPLDPSTAVGEEALTAAPREDTPGRWLAHDLLRWLLIGLLIAAALGAMGRG; from the coding sequence ATGACCATAGGCGTCCTGTTGCTGATCGCTGCGGCGCTGACGCTGGCGGCGGTCTACGGCGGGCGGCGGATCCGCCTCTCCCCCCGTGCCCTCGAATCCTTCCGGCAGATCCCCTTCCAGGTCGGGCGCTCGCTGGAGACCGGCCAGCCCCTCCAGTTCGCGCTGGGATCCGGCGGGCTGCTCGGCGGCGAGGCCGCGTTCACCCTGAGCGCGGCCAGGTCCCTGGAGCGGGCGCTGGGGGATGTGCTAACGGGGGAGGTCCCTCCCTGGGTGGCTGTGGCCGATCCCGTGGCGCTGCTGTATGCGCGACATCTCTTCCAGGAGGCCGCCCGGCTGCCGGCGATGCCCTCTCCTCCCCTGGATCGCATCGAATGGGCTGGCGCCAGCCCGATGGCCTACATCGCCGGCCTGACCCTCTCCATGGGCCTCCGGCCGGTCGCCGCCAATATCCTAAGCGGGTCCTTTCGGGAGGAGGCGATCCTCGCCGGCGAGGCGGGCCAGCGGGAGGGGGCGGTCTCTCTCTTCGCCATGCCGGATCCCTTGGGGGCGGCGGCGCTGTGGCCTTTGGACCCTTCCACCGCAGTGGGGGAGGAGGCCCTCACCGCAGCGCCCCGTGAGGATACCCCGGGGCGCTGGCTGGCTCACGATCTGCTCCGCTGGTTGCTGATCGGGCTCCTCATCGCCGCCGCGCTGGGGGCGATGGGACGTGGGTGA
- a CDS encoding AAA family ATPase → MDGFAQEVARRLVGNIEQVIFGKREAVELAVIGLLAQGHLLIEDVPGVGKTMLAKAMARSIGGTFRRIQFTPDMLPSDITGVSIFNPGTRTFEFRPGPIMANIVLADEINRATPKTQAALLEAMEERQVSVDGVTYPLPQPFLVLATQNPIEYEGTFPLPEAELDRFMLRIRLGYPARKDELAILEAQQFRHPIETLDQVVRLEELRRAQEEIRGVHVSAEIRGYLLEIVERTREHPDVYLGASPRGTLALFRTAQARAVLWGRDYVIPDDIKALVQPCLAHRLILHPTARMREVTPEQVLEEIMNRVPVPGAALA, encoded by the coding sequence ATGGACGGGTTTGCGCAGGAGGTTGCCCGCCGGCTGGTGGGGAACATCGAGCAGGTGATTTTCGGGAAGCGGGAGGCGGTGGAGCTGGCGGTCATCGGGCTCCTGGCCCAGGGCCACCTGCTCATCGAGGACGTGCCCGGCGTGGGCAAGACCATGCTGGCCAAGGCCATGGCCCGCTCCATCGGGGGAACCTTCCGGCGGATCCAGTTCACGCCGGACATGCTGCCCAGCGATATCACCGGCGTCTCGATCTTCAACCCCGGCACCCGCACGTTCGAGTTCCGCCCCGGGCCGATCATGGCGAACATCGTCCTGGCGGATGAGATCAACCGGGCCACGCCGAAGACCCAGGCTGCCCTGCTGGAGGCGATGGAGGAGCGGCAGGTGAGCGTCGACGGCGTCACCTATCCTCTCCCTCAGCCGTTCCTGGTGCTGGCGACCCAGAACCCCATCGAGTATGAGGGCACCTTCCCGCTGCCCGAGGCGGAGCTGGACCGGTTTATGTTGCGCATCCGTCTGGGTTATCCGGCCCGCAAGGACGAGCTGGCGATCCTGGAGGCCCAGCAGTTCCGCCACCCCATCGAGACCCTCGACCAGGTGGTGCGGCTGGAGGAGCTGCGCCGCGCGCAAGAGGAGATCCGAGGCGTCCACGTCTCCGCGGAGATCCGAGGCTATCTCCTGGAGATCGTGGAGCGCACCCGGGAGCATCCGGACGTCTATCTGGGGGCCAGCCCGCGAGGGACGCTGGCGCTGTTCCGCACCGCGCAAGCCCGGGCCGTCCTGTGGGGGCGGGATTACGTGATCCCCGACGACATCAAGGCCCTGGTCCAGCCCTGCCTGGCCCATCGCCTGATCCTTCATCCCACCGCCCGCATGCGGGAGGTTACCCCGGAGCAGGTTCTGGAGGAGATCATGAACCGGGTTCCGGTGCCCGGCGCCGCCCTGGCGTAG
- a CDS encoding nucleotidyltransferase family protein, with translation MAKDEKLESRRAAAWEAARACADLLRRRFGARRVFIFGSLAGQSPWHARSDIDIAVEGLAPERYFDALRECWALLPEGMELDLIPLESAPPTLRAHILGEEEMPIEPTEALRREIALELARLERRVQSLERLMSRWTGEPDEFALRSLGSILHDFYTGIERIFERIAVRIDGDLPAGPHWHTDLLWRMMSPWGESRPAVIDPALGSRLSDYLRFRHLFRHTYGFELEWERCRPLAERMAETFRELRTSLMAFLDSLTGRREP, from the coding sequence ATGGCCAAGGATGAGAAGCTGGAAAGCCGGCGGGCAGCGGCCTGGGAGGCGGCTCGGGCGTGCGCGGACTTGTTACGCCGCCGTTTCGGGGCGCGACGGGTCTTTATCTTCGGCTCCCTGGCCGGCCAGAGCCCCTGGCACGCGCGCTCGGACATCGATATCGCCGTGGAAGGGCTGGCGCCGGAGCGTTACTTCGACGCCCTGCGGGAGTGCTGGGCGCTCCTCCCGGAGGGCATGGAGCTGGACCTGATCCCCCTGGAGAGCGCCCCTCCCACGCTGCGCGCCCATATCCTGGGGGAGGAGGAGATGCCCATCGAGCCAACGGAAGCCCTGCGTCGGGAGATCGCGCTGGAGCTCGCCCGGCTGGAGCGGCGGGTCCAGAGCCTGGAGCGGCTGATGAGCCGCTGGACCGGCGAGCCCGACGAGTTCGCCCTGCGCAGCCTCGGGAGCATCCTGCACGATTTCTACACCGGCATCGAACGGATCTTCGAGCGGATCGCGGTGCGGATCGACGGGGACCTCCCTGCCGGCCCTCACTGGCATACCGATTTGCTGTGGCGGATGATGAGCCCGTGGGGGGAATCCCGACCCGCCGTGATCGACCCCGCTCTGGGATCCCGCCTCTCGGATTACCTTCGTTTCCGACATCTGTTCCGCCATACTTATGGATTCGAGCTGGAGTGGGAGCGATGTCGGCCGCTGGCGGAGCGGATGGCGGAGACGTTTCGGGAGCTTCGAACCTCGCTGATGGCGTTCCTCGATTCCCTCACCGGGCGCCGGGAGCCATGA
- a CDS encoding class I SAM-dependent rRNA methyltransferase: MKAWIVLKPHAERKLRNFYPWAFHDDIARVHGDPEPGAVVEVRDATGTLVGRAFYNPAAHIPLRMLTRGDEPVDSGWLRRRLAEAADRRRSIRDTNAVRLVHGEADGLPGLIIDRYGDVLVVQIRNLGMERWREILVGALRERFAPRGIYERSDVEAREDEGLEPRAGRLWGEIPDPLEVEEDGLVFETSAIRGQKTGFYLDQRENRRRLRGMVRPGDRVLDVYGYIGTFAIHAAAAGATAMVIDKDPWALQQAERNAARNGLASRITVRLGDALEMMEALLAEGRRFTHVVLDPPAMVKRRTEWERGVRRRFVEMAAFALRLLEEGGVLFFSSCAYPVRLEDLIEAVRLAAADVGCRLVVRDVTYQPPDHPWILQIPETLYLKTLIVEKQG, encoded by the coding sequence ATGAAGGCGTGGATCGTTCTCAAGCCCCACGCGGAGCGCAAGCTCCGCAATTTCTACCCATGGGCCTTCCACGATGACATCGCCCGCGTTCACGGGGACCCGGAGCCGGGGGCCGTCGTGGAGGTTCGGGACGCCACGGGGACGCTGGTGGGGAGGGCGTTCTACAACCCCGCGGCCCATATCCCCCTTCGGATGCTCACCCGGGGGGACGAGCCCGTGGATTCGGGGTGGCTCCGGAGGCGCCTGGCGGAGGCCGCCGACCGGCGAAGGAGCATCCGGGACACAAACGCCGTCCGCCTGGTCCACGGGGAGGCAGATGGGCTCCCCGGGCTGATCATCGATCGCTACGGCGATGTCCTGGTGGTGCAGATCCGGAACCTGGGGATGGAGCGCTGGCGGGAGATCCTGGTGGGTGCGCTGCGTGAGCGCTTCGCCCCCCGCGGGATTTATGAGCGCAGCGATGTGGAGGCCCGGGAGGACGAGGGGCTGGAGCCGCGGGCCGGCCGGCTGTGGGGGGAGATCCCGGATCCGCTGGAGGTGGAGGAGGACGGGCTGGTCTTCGAGACCAGCGCGATCCGCGGGCAGAAGACCGGGTTCTATCTGGATCAGCGGGAGAACCGCCGGCGGTTGCGAGGGATGGTGCGGCCGGGGGATCGGGTGCTGGACGTTTACGGCTACATCGGGACCTTTGCCATCCACGCGGCCGCCGCGGGGGCGACGGCGATGGTCATCGACAAGGACCCATGGGCGTTGCAGCAGGCGGAGCGCAACGCGGCCCGCAACGGCCTGGCTTCCCGGATCACCGTCCGCCTGGGGGATGCCCTGGAGATGATGGAGGCGTTGCTTGCGGAGGGAAGGCGGTTCACCCACGTGGTCCTGGATCCGCCCGCAATGGTGAAACGACGGACGGAATGGGAGCGGGGAGTGCGCCGACGGTTCGTGGAGATGGCCGCGTTCGCCCTGCGCCTGCTGGAGGAGGGCGGGGTGCTGTTCTTCTCCTCGTGCGCCTATCCGGTCCGCCTGGAGGATCTGATCGAGGCCGTCCGCCTGGCGGCAGCCGACGTGGGCTGCCGCCTGGTCGTCCGGGATGTCACCTATCAGCCGCCGGATCACCCATGGATCCTGCAGATCCCGGAGACCCTTTACCTGAAGACGCTGATCGTGGAGAAGCAGGGATGA
- the holA gene encoding DNA polymerase III subunit delta — MIFLFHGENELEIEEALRELRGEVGDAAAQSMNVIVLDGRRISPAELQAACAAMPFLASRRLVVVEGWFARERRRAQEDEAFRQALAAVPPTTLLVLIERKTLPEDHPLLRWMAARLDQAEVRHFPLPPPRALPEWVMERARRYGGTFTPQAASALAALITDLRLLDQEIRKLSAWAAGRPVTPQDVERLVPYAAPISLFELTEALGRRDVRRALAALHRLLEEGEHPLGLFGMIVRQFRLMLLMKEQLERGLSPAEAGNLLGLHPYAARKIAESAVAFSIPQLETFYRSLAELDLAIKTGQVPDVVALETFIVSVGRREAV, encoded by the coding sequence ATGATCTTCCTCTTCCACGGTGAAAACGAGCTAGAGATCGAGGAGGCCCTGCGGGAGCTGCGCGGCGAGGTGGGGGATGCGGCCGCCCAGTCCATGAACGTAATCGTTCTGGACGGCCGGCGGATCTCCCCGGCGGAGCTGCAGGCGGCATGCGCGGCGATGCCCTTCCTGGCCTCGCGGCGCCTGGTCGTCGTGGAGGGATGGTTCGCCCGGGAGCGCCGGCGGGCCCAGGAGGACGAGGCCTTCCGACAGGCCCTCGCCGCCGTCCCGCCCACCACCCTCCTGGTCCTGATCGAGCGAAAGACCCTCCCGGAGGATCATCCGCTGTTGCGCTGGATGGCGGCGCGTCTGGATCAGGCGGAGGTCCGGCATTTCCCCCTGCCGCCTCCCCGGGCCCTCCCGGAATGGGTGATGGAGCGGGCCCGGCGATACGGCGGGACCTTCACCCCGCAGGCGGCCTCCGCCCTGGCCGCCCTGATCACGGATCTCCGCCTGCTGGATCAGGAGATCCGCAAGCTCTCCGCATGGGCTGCCGGCCGTCCCGTCACCCCGCAGGATGTGGAGCGGCTGGTCCCCTACGCGGCGCCGATCAGCCTCTTCGAGCTCACGGAGGCTTTAGGACGGCGGGATGTGCGCCGGGCCCTGGCCGCCCTCCACCGGCTCCTGGAGGAAGGAGAGCACCCCCTCGGGCTGTTCGGCATGATCGTCCGCCAGTTCCGTCTGATGCTCCTGATGAAGGAACAGCTGGAACGGGGCCTCTCCCCCGCGGAGGCCGGAAACCTGCTGGGCCTTCATCCGTATGCGGCGCGCAAGATCGCCGAGTCCGCGGTCGCCTTCTCGATCCCCCAGCTGGAAACCTTCTACCGGAGCCTGGCGGAGCTGGACCTGGCCATCAAAACCGGCCAGGTCCCGGATGTGGTGGCGCTGGAGACGTTCATCGTCTCGGTGGGCCGACGGGAAGCCGTATGA
- a CDS encoding DUF6391 domain-containing protein, with amino-acid sequence MSILDWTPLRRIRRNHALEHATIHLLSQRFPGLPMAGRSTPFGFYVYGNVPMEAVIAAAREALERLRRGEHHWAIHPGCGTNYVASGTSAGLAAFLTLGLVPHRRRRDVLPLVIFATVLTLIAVQPLGPWLQAHVTTRADPGDLEIVGVRALPGGFVRVHFVETRGG; translated from the coding sequence ATGTCGATCCTGGATTGGACGCCGTTGCGGCGGATCCGGCGCAACCATGCGCTGGAGCACGCCACGATCCATCTGCTCAGCCAGCGGTTCCCCGGCCTGCCCATGGCCGGTCGCTCCACCCCTTTCGGGTTCTACGTTTACGGGAACGTGCCGATGGAGGCGGTGATCGCTGCGGCCCGTGAGGCCCTGGAGCGATTGCGTCGAGGCGAGCATCACTGGGCGATCCATCCGGGTTGCGGGACCAACTACGTGGCCTCTGGCACCTCCGCCGGCCTGGCGGCCTTTCTCACCCTGGGCCTGGTGCCCCATCGCCGGCGTCGCGACGTTCTCCCCCTGGTGATCTTCGCCACCGTGCTCACGTTGATCGCTGTGCAACCCCTGGGCCCATGGCTGCAGGCCCACGTCACCACCCGGGCTGACCCGGGGGATCTGGAGATCGTGGGGGTGCGGGCCCTCCCCGGCGGCTTCGTCCGGGTCCACTTCGTGGAGACCCGGGGCGGATGA
- a CDS encoding sortase family protein produces the protein MRQRNLAWILLTPEEGLTLVPCWPPENNTHRLIVVARPAP, from the coding sequence GTGCGGCAGCGGAATCTGGCGTGGATCCTGCTCACCCCGGAGGAGGGCCTCACCCTGGTCCCGTGCTGGCCGCCAGAGAACAACACCCATCGCCTGATCGTGGTGGCCCGCCCAGCCCCGTGA